From the Eleutherodactylus coqui strain aEleCoq1 chromosome 7, aEleCoq1.hap1, whole genome shotgun sequence genome, one window contains:
- the LOC136573340 gene encoding extracellular superoxide dismutase [Cu-Zn]-like, whose translation MSCALYQRVLFLISICVRIGAEMEQTCPTETLTEMSQKLNDLWATFLNGIPLESNPNRTVYATCHLQPNPKLAAAELQITGKILFKQIYPDGKLEAVFSAHGFPMDVNQTSRAIHIHNYGDLSNGCDSTAGHFNPHSINHPYHPGDFGNFRVQKGKIQRHLTNLEATLFGPHSVLGRSIVVHKLADDLGKGNNQASLENGNAGTRLACCVIGFTTSSSWDKYIQDNAKLKSPKVSRHVSSVRRARN comes from the coding sequence ATGTCCTGTGCGCTTTACCAACGTGTCCTATTCCTCATCTCGATATGCGTCAGGATCGGAGCAGAGATGGAACAAACCTGCCCGACAGAAACTTTAACAGAAATGTCCCAAAAGTTAAACGACTTATGGGCCACGTTCCTTAACGGAATTCCCCTTGAGAGCAATCCAAACAGAACCGTCTACGCCACATGTCATCTACAACCAAACCCAAAACTGGCTGCAGCTGAGCTACAAATCACAGGCAAGATTTTGTTTAAGCAAATCTATCCAGACGGAAAGTTAGAAGCGGTCTTCAGCGCACATGGGTTTCCTATGGATGTCAATCAAACCTCAAGAGCCATTCATATCCATAACTATGGTGATCTTAGCAATGGATGTGACTCCACAGCTGGACATTTCAATCCCCATTCTATAAATCACCCGTATCACCCAGGAGATTTTGGCAACTTCCGTGTCCAAAAAGGCAAAATCCAACGGCACCTAACAAACCTTGAAGCTACACTATTTGGCCCACATAGTGTACTCGGAAGATCAATTGTGGTTCATAAGTTGGCCGATGACCTTGGTAAAGGCAATAACCAGGCCAGCTTGGAGAATGGAAATGCTGGCACACGTCTTGCTTGTTGTGTGATCGGTTTCACAACAAGCAGCAGCTGGGATAAATACATTCAAGACAACGCAAAGCTAAAGAGTCCAAAAGTCTCAAGGCATGTTAGTAGCGTGCGAAGAGCCAGAAACTGA